In the genome of Mytilus edulis chromosome 3, xbMytEdul2.2, whole genome shotgun sequence, one region contains:
- the LOC139516228 gene encoding uncharacterized protein gives MATRKRAEKSPEKRQNEYLESESSEEEESTPVSLSRSPRSRAAKLHTSPSISASHLHITNLLCKSGQESRTRKRSIKVEENEEDQSNYMSLDVLAQVASETLESEPKRNNKKTMRLLSSLEILNLKQIKTLSDKFLVNFYAEMSSNEMTRNFIYTCYLMPRKCQTQFKSFGNESGARMKMRNHLHKHLEQLVDEENDPDRKERFYFEAEPVHMKNKRLAEMAAIKKTKKMKFTALKTSKYDNIPNTTTPAELKSGEVTEDSRDSMDQISGDENDSSSLQRSDRTKTITKQPNKEVKSGNRIIKGKNDVQPVEQSDNYCREETERRLEENEQLIIELLSRTQPHHDHSYTTVFGRKKSFYMREFIGEAEEEVEVEDEDNLKFYCGREIIRPKRNAEPILCLGNVSVMDELSGYGHDEASKTIIVCSEEIVGDRSESPSLFENPVISKGHSGQRPYPPMPKCPIAKHGRIAIPEEYESLSEEERRNRQQSPNNTCIINIGPHTQKKKRKNPNELETTEWERKAALKCIRELKARKRDLMYPLYCKICTNKQFTAAATLMYHYRSHAGIKPFMCLICNTTFTRQHSLNYHMLIHNNQSRFTCKDCGRKFRHPSHFKEHLRRHTGETPFICADCPQKFKTRNTYKRHLKTRHGKLLTASGIKILTVEEFAKIRTKPYRRTPDKEVRKMVSEIKSKLEMVDNDSDVDITDEDDDDISMQENSINIKEEESSNNEGTLADGNTLFIPLGISVNS, from the exons AATCTAGAACAAGGAAAAGGTCAATAAAggttgaagaaaatgaagaagacCAATCAAATTACATGTCATTAGATGTCCTAGCACAAGTTGCTTCTGAAACCCTTGAAAGTGAacctaaaagaaataataaaaag accATGAGATTGTTATCATCTCTGGAGATTTTAAACCTCAAACAGATAAAAACACTCTCAGACAAGTTTTTAGTCAACTTTTATGCTGAAATGTCATCTAATGAAATGACAAGAAACTTCATATATACATGTTACTTAATGCCAAGGAAATGCCAGACTCAGTTCAAAAGTTTTGGAAATGAATCTGGGGCAAGAATGAAGATGAGGAATCATTTACACAAACATCTTGAGCAATTAGTTGATGAAGAAAATG ATCCTGATAGAAAAGAACGTTTTTACTTTGAAGCTGAACCTgttcatatgaaaaataaaagacTAGCAG AAATGGCAGCTATCAAGAAAACAAAGAAGATGAAATTTACAGCATTAAAAACAAGTAAATATGACAATATACCAAACACAACTACCCCAGCAGAATTAAAGAGTGGGGAAGTAACTGAAGACAGTAGGGATAGCATGGACCAAATTTCTGGCGATGAAAATGATTCATCTTCATTACAGAGAAGTGacagaacaaaaacaattacTAAACAACCTAATAAGGAAGTAAAATCTGGTAATAGGATAATCAAAGGAAAAAACGATGTACAACCAGTGGAACAATCAGATAATTATTGCAGAGAAGAAACGGAAAGGAGACTAGAAGAAAATGAACAATTAATTATAGAGCTGTTAAGTAGAACTCAGCCTCATCATGACCATAGCTACACAACAGTATTTGGAAGAAAGAAAAGTTTCTACATGCGTGAATTCATTGGTGAAGCAGAAGAAGAAGTCGAGGTTGAAGATGAGGACAACTTGAAATTTTACTGCGGGAGAGAAATAATTCGACCAAAACGTAATGCAGAACCTATATTATGTCTGGGTAATGTGTCTGTGATGGATGAATTGTCAGGATATGGTCATGATGAAGCCTCAAAAACTATAATCGTGTGTTCAGAAGAAATCGTTGGTGACAGATCTGAATCTCCTTccttatttgaaaatcctgtgaTCTCTAAAGGACACAGTGGTCAAA GACCATACCCACCAATGCCCAAGTGCCCAATAGCAAAGCATGGAAGAATTGCAATTCCTGAAGAATATGAATCTCTGTCAGAGGAAGAAAGAAGAAATCGACAGCAATCTCcaaacaatacatgtattattaatataggTCCTCATACACAAAAGAAAAAGAGGAAAAATCCAAACGAACTTGAAACCACGGAATGGGAGAGA AAAGCTGCCTTAAAATGCATACGAGAATTGAAAGCCAGAAAGAGGGACTTAATGTATCCATTATATTGTAAGATCTGCACAAATAAACAGTTCACAGCAGCTGCTACTCTCATGTATCATTACAGAAGTCATGCAG gaatCAAGCCTTTTATGTGCCTTATATGCAATACGACATTTACGAGACAACATAGTTTGAACTACCACATGTTAATTCACAATAATCAAAGTAGATTTACATGCAAGGATTGTGGTAGGAAGTTTAGACATCCAAGTCACTTTAAG GAACACTTGCGTCGTCATACTGGGGAAACGCCATTCATTTGTGCAGATTGTCCTCAAAAGTtcaaaacgagaaacacatacaAAAGACATCTAAAAACAAGACATGGCAAGCTGTTGACAGCTTCAGGTATTAAAATTCTCACTGTAGAAGAATTTGCTAAAATCAGGACAAAACCATACAGAAGAACACCAGACAAGGAAGTAAGAAAGATGGTGTcagaaataaaaagtaaacttGAAATGGTAGACAATGACTCGGATGTTGATATTACAGATGAGGACGATGATGATATTTCTATGCAGGAAAATAGTATTAACATCAAAGAGGAAGAAAGTTCAAATAATGAGGGCACGTTGGCAGATGGAAATACATTGTTTATTCCATTGGGTATCTCTGTCAATTCATAG